ATGAAGGTCATGGTCATATTGGAGGTAAAAGGTTAATATGAAAGTAGATTAAAAGGCAGATCTCTGCCGTagttcacgagcctcgaagtgtgacgtcagtaGCACACACTTTGCATCTGTGTGTTGCAGTCACGgtgtggacattcctttttgttttacacTTTGTTTAAGGAAAATTATTCCCCAACACTGTAAATAAAACTGTGTGGACGTATTTTTACGTATTTTGTTCTTGCGTCCACACTTCGTGGTTAGCGCAAAACtaacacatttttgttaatCAAGTGAATACTTTCTCTTATCTCGTGAGTGTtctcttattttattttcaagacgTCAGTAGATACTAaagaagatacacacatggtgttaccgcaaaccagatatattatattgatacctcaggtcaccatgcaatgcctcttACCATTAAATAACGAATGTTCGATTTTTGTGTTATCGTCAGTTTCATAACTTGTACCGAATAATTTATGGCAAAATGTTTTGCACTTACGTGTATGAGAGCAAGTGAAGAACTTCACTGTAGCTCTTGTATCACCGTCTATAGCTAGATCTGCTGTAAGGTCAACTCCATCCTGTTGCCAAGTTGACACCTGGCTTGCGTTCATTCCTTGAAGATTAAGAACTGAAAAGTTGACACAACGTCAAAAACATTCATAACACAATAAGCATTGGGAAGCGGATGATCATAGATCATTGAGCTGTTTATgttggttttgttgtttgttatagCGTACCAAAACCAAATTGTAATCAACTTATTACTTACCCTTTTTTCCTTTGAGTAGAGctctcatttttttcttcattttactTAAGTTCATAGCAAATcacgattaaaaaaatgaagcaaagaaaataaaagatgggaaaatgataaaataaaataactagtACACAGGAAAGATTTATCATAAACAATAAGCGGACATAAATTGCAAATAAAAACAGTCATTGAAACCAACGACGAACATTCTTCTTGCTTGCTCTATTAATGTTGAGTTTGCCCAGATATTAAATTTGTACTACAATACTGTTTATAATACCGAAGTCTACATTTAGATCTGTAATCTACTGGGGTTTATCTCTTCTTCACCTATAGGCTATATATGTCTATTCGAAATCGCTTAATAGGGTCACCAAAGTAAGTAGGTAGTAATTCGTTCCTTAAAGGCAGGtaaccctattggtaattactcaattaaataattatgagcataaaaccttacttggtaacaatgggaggggttgatggtataaacgattgtgagaaacggctccctctgaagtgacgtagttttcgagaaagaagtaatttttcacgattttttctagacctcagatttagaattttaggttgcgacatcaagcatctgaaagtacacaactttgtgcgacaaggttgtttcatttcatttcatttcatttgccagcaaacatgaaaaacacacacatgtattaaaaaattgcacatcaaagatttacaagaaaaagcaatacaatggttataaaaagagggaaaaaaatatatataatatgtaAAAACACTAGCAAATAACTGAGAAACCTGGCCTGGCCGCGAGCAGATTATAAGGATTGCGTAGGAAACACCTCCAGTGGGGGgtggaacacaaaacactacagacaaaacaaaaacaagaaccctggcagggaaagccAATAGCGACAAAAAGTCACTTTCAAAGTGGCTGACCTTTTGGTTCGAGACAATAACGAGCATTAACAAGACAAAACACACCCTCCACAGGAGCTGGAATACGTATTACCCACCAGCCAAGCCAGGAAACTCAGAAATAAAAGACAAgcaataatttaaacaaaatataaaataataaaaaattaaaaattaaatgtgGACCTGCCAGCTGTCAAAGTAGACAGGAAATCtgttaaaaacagtaattttaaaagcatcagttCTAGCATAAGTATGATGACATTTAAGAGTGTCAGAATGGTGAGCATTAGTTGTAATAAAATTGAAAGGATCAACATCATACACCCTATTTTGACACTTGGCAACATAGGCAATGGCAAAGTAATTATATCTATTATCCAAAGAGGAATTTGAAGGCGTTCATTATAAGGCAACTCGCCTCTAGAGTGCAGGCAGACAAGTACGCGCTAAGATCTTTTGAATCTTTTGTTCtctcttgttttttctttcattgttatatctcgcaacttggacgaccaatgagctcaaattttcacaggtttgttattttatgcacacatgttgaggtacaccaagtgagaagactggtctttgacaattaccaatagtgtccagtgtctttaaattaactGTACTTATCGTAGTCTTCATTTAGATGTGTAAACCACTTACATGTTAGCTTGGGGCACCGACAGGAGGAAAGCGGGCAAAGCCACATGAGAACTCCGAAGAGAAATAATATAGAGAGGTTTTTCACGAGCATCAATTCGTCGTAGTAAGCCATCTTGACCACTCACTCCGCACTCATTCACTGGTATATGCATTGGAACTACCTCTTCTAAATAGGTGGATAAGTGTGCCATGCGATGTGACGGTGCGCCGAGTCAGCCAACCAATAGGGGCTCGACACACGTTTGCCTTGCTGGGTTGCCACCTTAAAGAGTTCCAAGCATTCAATAATATCAAGTGGAAATACAAATTGCAAAAAACTAAAACAGCAAActtcatttcttttttattccCATTAGAAAGCAATAggggtaaacaaaatatattgtggTTGAAGATTAGTTTAAGGGGAAATCTGTTGAATGCAACGGGAGCATCCCAAACTCTCCAAATGGACTGAGTATGACGTCATTAAGAGGATCACTCTGGTGTCGGGAAAAGGAAATAATTGCTCTGTAAAAACATTTAGTAAAATTTAATTGATCACTCTACGTAATTTGGATTAAGGATTGTAATATATAAGAttgcaaaatacaaaatgaagtTCATTTCTCGCCAACACCATTCTGcattcaatttgaaaaaaatatatacatattattattatttccagtTTGAGGAACAATTATAAAGTGTCAGTCCTCTTTCCGGGTGCCGCGGTTATTTCAATCTCAGTGGCCGATTAAGGCAGGAAAGAAAAAATGTGCAGctgaaacaaactttaaaactgaAGTGTTTTTGTTCAGAATTGCCAACTAGGTCAAGACAGGATGTGTGTTTTTTAAGCCTGGTGTACAGCCGGTAGTCGGAGTGGATGGCTATACCTTTAAATATTGAGTTTGAATTGCGAAATTGATATTTACGGCGGCCTAGAGCCCAATTTAGCACGCGAACGAGTCGGCTATAAATTGCTAACGTTTATACAATATTGAGTTGGATGGAGAACAAAACATTTACGGCGGCCTAGAGCCCAATTTAGCACACACACGAGTCGGCTATAAATTGCTATAAATTGGAGCTATTAAACTAATTTGTACCCAAGGCAGCATGACTGTACAGATCGCCATATAATTTTAGTCCTTGGAGAAAATTGtcgatttttattattaaacctCGATCAAGcataaaacatgttttaagaGTTGGATTTCTGAGTGGGGACTGTATAAACAAtaccaaaaaaacacacataattTTTGTATTCACCAGTTCCTACTTTGAGAATACACATTAGCTCCGACTCTAAAGGATGTGTGTACTTTATTGggagtagaaagctttccttctAATATTACCTGCCTTCAGGTGctgtggttttaaaggcagtggacacttttggtaattactcaaaataattattagcataaaacctttcttggtgacaagtaatggggagaggttggtggtataaaacattgtgagaaacggctccctctgaagtgccatagttttggagaaagaagtaattttccaagaatttgatttcgagacctcaagtttagaacttgaggtctcgaaatcaaccataaacgcgcacaacttcgtgtgacaatggtgttttcttctttcattattatctcgcaacttcgatgaccgattgagctcaaattttcacaggtttgttattttatgcatatgttgagatacaccaactgtgaaggctggtctttgacaactaccaatagtgtccactgcctttaaagaaatgagtaaaacaatgtcacgagaATACGTTGTACAGGCTAAAGTTATTTTCGTGacctgttttactcatttcgaCTTTCCATCCCGTTCATGAAAGTTGTATGATTTTAATTTTGAGCATAACCACCACTCTGCCCCTTAATCAAAGAGTGCCCCCATCAACCGTCCACGGTTTGATTGGGTAGTTTTTGCACGGTATGTTTTTACAGTTATAAGTGTGGGGACGTGTACAACTGCTTGTCATTGAGCATGCATACACTGATTGCTTCATTTATCAGGCGTTCGATGAAGTACTTGTTCAACCAAAAATTGCCTATTGCTATAGGGGAAATATTATGCAAGTGTTGGTTTAACAGTATATTAACCCCTTGTCGAAATTTAGGGGAATTAATCACTCAGCGCATTTCGGTGCATTTTGTTTGAGTTCTTTCAAAATGCAGCACGAAATAATTATCTGTGTCATATTTTCCACCCCAAATCACTGTGATTGTCATTATAACAAATCATTATATGAATATAATTGATGAGGATGTAAACTCTCTGTATTACCACTGTTCAGTGATCGAATTGTACACTGGACAACTTGCCCGAGTCAAGCAGTTTTTGTGTCGGGCCGTTAAACTCATGATAAGACAAGTCAGGTGGTCTTTCCAACTGTGTAACAATACCACACCCTGAATAATATTGTGTTCAAATGTCGGCAAGTCTGTTTAAAGAACCTCCAATTGTATTGTCTACAAAGTGTGCTGTACCCATAGAGATTAATGGGACATGCTCTCTTACAATGTCTTAATTAGTACTtgtaaagccatttgacactttctgaacagaacaaaaattataagTTCACAggttacttacagggtttacagataGTAATGGTAAtagacttcccttgaaaaattattccatgaaatgctttactttttgagaaaacgttgaaacaattatcaattctcgatatcgacaataactgatttattttaaacacatgtcatgacacggtgaaacgtgcggaaacaaggtcgggttttcccgttattttctcccgactccgatgaccgattgagcctaaatttgcacaggtttgttactttaaatgtaagttgtgatacacaatgtgtgggcctttggacaatactgtttaccgatgttgtgcgattgctttaaaacagtaaggccgtgtccgaaacgacgacttcggctacagctacgtctagatcagcgcgtctactaGTGTTGaggaataggcagacgcgcgcgatctagccgtagctctagccaaagtcgccgtttcggacacggcctaatatatatttttaattctTGTCTTGTGAACATAATATTGAGCcctgtagtcttgtggaatCCCCTACCCCAACTCAGGCCCTGCTGCTGTTTCAAACGCAGCTCTCATGGTGATATGCTACTAGCAACAACACAGAGAAAAAGTAACCTCTATGGTGTGGAACCAAAAATTAACCATGGGCACTGAACATGACTAACCGTAGAATAAGCCTTTTTTGAGTCATTGCGGCCACAATACTACAACACCAGAGGTTTGGGtattaatttgtgtgtatacatccaaaccaaacagtacactcctatcacgtccgccatacctcaaaaaggcgaATATACCACCTCCTATCAAGGTCATTATggctcaaacaaaataaaatgagttTACCTCCCCCTaccaaacttgcttagcagattacCTTATGTGTCTCTCAATCaaagcttgctaagcagatgagtttaccttCCTCTACGCAATTTTGCTTCATAGCAGACAAGTTTACCTGTCGCCCAACCAATTAAAGCCTGCTTAGAAGATGAGTTAATCTGTCCCTACTGTATgtctctcaaccaaagcttgATTCACAGATAAACTTATCTGTCTCCCAACccaagcttgcttagcagatgagtttaccgTTCCTCCAACACAAAATTGCTTAATATCATATGAGTTTCCTCACTCCAAACCAAAGTTGCTTACCTTCCTCTAGGCAAACTTGCTTAATAGTTGAGTTTATCTGCCTCTCAACCAAAGTTTACTTACTAGATAAGTTAACATGTCTTGAACCCAAgcttgcttattattattattattattataattatgcaTTAGGTACGCTGTTCATAgtaaaaccatatcacagcgcttacaatAGAAAGAGCAATAttattaaacattatacaaacaaaacagtaaaaaaatcaattaGGAAAGAGGTATGTTTTGAGAACATGCTTAAACACACCCACTGATGGAGCAGATTTAATATAggagggaagttcattccactcCTTAGCTGCTGTTACTGTGAATGTACGATCTTCTAAGCGATCTTAGAAGAGGCATCATGGCGGCGATCTAACCTAAAGATAACACGTGCAGCCCAGTTCTGCAAACTTTGAAGTCTCTTAATATGCACCTGTGGGACTTCTGTAAGATGAATTTACGTGTCCCACTACCGAAACCTGCTGAGCAGATAAGTTTATCTGTCTCTCAACTAAAGCTTGCTTAATAaatgagtttacctgtccccCTACCGAAGCCTGCTTAGCAGATAAGTTTATTTGTCTCTCATCTAGCATGAGTTTACCTGTCGCCTAACACCGAAGATTGCTTAACGGATGAGTTAACATGTCCCCTTCCCAGATTTATTTAGCAGATAATTGTATGTCTCTCAACCTAAGCTTGCTTATCAGATTAGTTCTATCTCCAAAAacaagcttgcttagcagatgagtttgcCTGTCCCCTACCCAAACTTGCTTAGCTGATGACTTTATCTGTTGTATATAAATTTTAGTTGAGCTGAACAAAAGAAGCAATTGAATAGCGCTAATCCGTGGTGGTGCTCTTGACAATAGAAGCTACCACAGTCGCTGCAGAGATTATGCATGTGgtttcttcttcaggctgaCTGGATCTCTCTGTTGTTAAGAGATTTGCAGTTGACGAAGAGCTGTCgtagcagatgagtttatctgtctctcaaccaaaacttgcttagcatataTGAGTTTACCTGTTCCCCaaccaaacttgcttagcaaataagtTTACCTTCTCCTAGGCAAACTTGCTTAATAGTTTATCTGCTTCTCAACCAAAGTTTGTCTAGTTGAGAATTTTTGTCTCCTTACCCAAGCTTCCTTAGCAGATGAGTTAACCTGTCCACCTacccaaacttgcttagcagattaaATTATCTGTCTCTTAACCAAAGGTTACTTAGCAGTTGAATTTACTTGTTCGTCTcccaaaacttgcttagcatattAGTTTAATTGTCTCTCatccaaagcttgcttagcagatgagtttacctgtccccaacccaaatttgcttagcagatgactTAACCTGTTCTATAGTTGAGCTTAACAAAAGTAGCAGATGAATAGCGCTTTTCCTTGGTACAGCTCCTGACATCAGAAGCTATTACAGTTAGGGATTGGGCATGTGGTTTTTCTCCTGGCTGGCTGGATCTCTCTATTGTTAAGAGATGCGAAGTTGACAAAGATCTTTTGTACCACTTGGGTACCACttgcttagcaaatgagttTATCTGTCCACTACCCAAACTGATGACTTTATCTGTTTTATGGTTGCGCTGAACAAAATCATCAATTGAATAGCGCTGATCCTTGGTAGTGCTCTTGATAGAAGCTACCACACTCGCTGCTGAGATTGGGTATGTGATTTCTTCTCCTGGCTGGCTGGATCTCTCTATTGTCTAGTTTTTGGCAAATATATTTTGTACCACTAGGGTACTTCTTACTTGCTCGGCAGATGAGTTTATCTGTCTCCTGACTAAAACTTGCTTATAGAGGATGAGTTTACCTGCCCCCTAccgaaacttgctaagcagataagtttatttttctctcatccAAAGCTTGCTTGTAGCAGATGAGCGTACCTGTCAGACTACCGAAacctgcttagcagatgagtttatctgtctctcaaccaaagcttgcttagcagatgagtttacctgtccccttaccaaaacttgcttagcagataagtTTTTGTTGTCTCTCATCCAaaccttgcttagcaaaatgagtttacctgtcccaCTACCGAAacctgcttagcagatgagtttatttGTCTCCCGACCAAAGCTTGCTTAGaagatgagtttacctgtccccTTGTTTAGCAGATAAGTTTATTTGTCTCTCAACCAAACTGGACCAAATTTCGTGGCGGTCTTACAACATAAATCTGCGCATTCGGCGCCAATAAAAAGAGCGTTGTTTTATTGTGACAGAGGCACAGAATTCCAAGGTTAGTAAAGTGCCATGAAATGGTGGGACAATCTTTGCGGATAAAagacatttccattgttgataaacaactGTTGGCATGGTTGACCTAATTTTTGCAAAACATTTAATCGAGTGAACAAAATATATTCtggcaaaatttaaaaaaattgcaacatttttaatgaaaaaaaattattcctaTGATTGGTGGCTTTGTCTGCAATAAACTCAACTTTATTTTTGAATAGTTTTGTgacataattttaaaatgtggcAAACTGTTTGAGTTTTGCATTGATTTCTTttcatagttttccaacctcggttggcaaaGAGGACATAATACCATTATACGAACCATGAGTCCAATATCTTTGTATAATACACTATAGACAGGACCTTTATATTGCCCTTCAAATACTTAATAAACGGATCGGCTGTCTGCTTTGTTGCCGTTTTTTTGCCGTGTGATAAGCAGCTTTATTTGCGATTTAGGATTAATTAAGTACTTGTTATACAAAGTTTCGCTTCTCATGCAAGTAATGTACATGTCACAACTATTGTGATGGGACGCCATTTCCTATAAGCTCACGATGTAATATGCAGAGGTAATATGCAGAGTTACGGTGGCTGTACCCTAGCGCTTTACAAAACTCACgtgcagataagagcaccggactcaagctcttgtgtttctgttcagcagagtttgggttgaaatcccggtcgtgacacccGTTACCGCATGTAGAAAAAGTACCCCATAAGTTACCGCATGTATGAGGATTAAATGCAACATAACCCATGCGACTCATGTGAAccgtttatatttttttaaatgttggtaTCCTTTTTCCACTTATCGGGAGTCTTTACCTTTTATAAGTATTTTTATCGTTAGGCTGAACTTTTAGATTAAATGCAACTTACATCTCCTCAGTCTTGCCTTCTTCATCTTGTGTGTAATTTATTTGAACTTTTAGAGAGAAATACACCGTCCCTTTTGACATGGGTGGGGACGATCTTTGTCAATTTGCTTGACAGATTCGTGGTgacttatataaaaaaaggaCTAATGTTGCTTGAAAAATAGTTTATTGCCAACCTTTACATACTATGTTTCGTAATgaatgttgtgatacaccaaccATGTTGTGGTGATAGTGGCACGTATCGTTTTCATAATTATAACTGCAGTGAAACTGACATTTGGAGCTCAACAGGGGGCTGTTGAATCCAGCACGTGGGTGAGGTATTGTACATCCTTTGCTTTGACTTAAAACCTATACAAGCATCTAGTTTAAGAATCTGCTGCGGATAAAGCCACAATGGGCTTTTCAAAAACCCATCTAAAAATGCCACTCCTGTGGATCGCCTCTAAATCGGATGACGTACCTAGTGCAAGTCTAATTCATACACacggtaaataaataaataaaaataggtTCAAGTGTGCATTGATATGGCATAATATTGGCAAATCCATGCGTGTTGAGAGTTCGTTGCGATCAGCAGGCTCAAATGCAGTTGTGGCAGCCATTGACAAAGTATATTATGTTAGACCCAACACTGGAAAGTCTGCTGTGCTGACTTTTGCTGAGATTGTACGTGTTTCCCTCGGTGCGTAGCCGAGTCATTCCTTCTTCTATGATCAAGTGTCGTTTGAAATGTAAGTCAAATGTCTGTGTGTGTTTCTAACTACCAGTTAGACTAAGTTGAGCTATAGATTCTAAGGTCGTGCATAAAATACGAAGGCACTCCAAAACACGGCCCAAGTTTGAGTTGAAGCTCGACTGTCGACTGCTATGAGCTGATTGGCGTCGCCAGGCGCATCAGCTGCACCCATTGGGTGTGTTTGGTGATTATAGGGCCAAATGGAATATAAATACCATGCAAGAAGTACCTTTATCATCCTCCCTGATGAAATCAATAGGGTAAAGCATTACTCTCCCTGCATTTCATCATTCATACAAGATTTGCCACACGACCTTAATTGTTTCATTTCAGAACAGTGGCTATACAGTGGATGCTTATCCTCTATGACTAAAGCAACTGGACTTGAATGAACCCCTATCCGCTCCATCCCTCCGCGCCCACCTCCCCACTGAACCAGATAATTCAATCACCTTCAGTAACTGACTAAAAACCTTTCAGCAAAGACAATGGAAACCAAGAGACAGGGAATAACCATTAATGACTCGGTAGGTAAAGACCATCTTACAACTCTACCTCATGAACTAACGAAGTCTATATTTTAATATCTGGGTGCAGTAGATTTAAGTCACGTGGCTTCCTGCAACAGACATTTGCGTAATGCAGCAAATACAGATTCGCTATGGCGCCCTCTATGTCTGAGAAATGGATGGGAACGCTATGGTAGCATTACTGATCTCACTAAGGAAATCCCGTACAAACCCCAGGATGTTAGTGGCGGACGGAATGACGTGTCATTCAATATGGCTGCCATAGTCAAGCAGGACTCAACGATCAATCTTGTTGCTACGTGCAGATGGAAGGAAGTCTACATGAAAGCAAAACATCTTGAGAACAACTGGAAGAACAAACGTTTTCTTGTCAGCAATTTAAAACCTAGAGACATGGACGCAGGGCTGGACAGTCGATCAGTTGTACGTAAGGTGGTTATCGACAAAGACTGTCTGGTGGTTGTAATGTCGAACGAAACAATTCAAATATGGGATGTTAAGACTGACATTTGTCGACGCCTTATTCCAGCTTTCAGTGAAGGTGTCGCGTGTGTTAGAGTttgtaatagtaaacttgctgtCGGTAGTAAAGACGGTGTGGTTCGTATAATATTCAGTGCCAACACTGGAGAGATATTGCATCTCATGCAGGGAACCAAGGAAGAATATATCGACCGAATATTCATTGATACAGAGTTGGTAATAAGTTCAGCTATACCGGGGTATATTACTGCAGATGATGCTAAACACAAAAGATTCGCTTTTCCGTATGATGTAGCTCTATTGTGTGAATccattgtaaataataattgtaattcTAAGCCTTTAA
Above is a window of Asterias rubens chromosome 11, eAstRub1.3, whole genome shotgun sequence DNA encoding:
- the LOC117296712 gene encoding F-box/WD repeat-containing protein pof11-like, whose product is YLGAVDLSHVASCNRHLRNAANTDSLWRPLCLRNGWERYGSITDLTKEIPYKPQDVSGGRNDVSFNMAAIVKQDSTINLVATCRWKEVYMKAKHLENNWKNKRFLVSNLKPRDMDAGLDSRSVVRKVVIDKDCLVVVMSNETIQIWDVKTDICRRLIPAFSEGVACVRVCNSKLAVGSKDGVVRIIFSANTGEILHLMQGTKEEYIDRIFIDTELVISSAIPGYITADDAKHKRFAFPYDVALLCESIVNNNCNSKPLIRKMGLHCNSLLATLV